The following are from one region of the Jeongeupia sp. USM3 genome:
- a CDS encoding DUF2188 domain-containing protein — protein MAGKNQHVVPHPDGWAVKGEGNGKATSVHDTQQQAIDAGRSIARNQQSELVIHRPDGRIRDKDSHGKDPFPPKG, from the coding sequence ATGGCTGGAAAGAACCAACATGTCGTTCCGCATCCGGACGGATGGGCCGTTAAGGGAGAAGGAAACGGGAAGGCGACTTCCGTGCACGACACGCAGCAGCAGGCAATCGATGCGGGGCGGAGCATTGCTCGCAATCAGCAGTCCGAACTCGTTATTCACCGCCCGGATGGCCGTATCCGTGACAAGGACAGCCACGGTAAAGACCCTTTCCCTCCGAAAGGCTAA
- a CDS encoding DUF932 domain-containing protein, whose product MSHLVESMAFVREAPWHGLGNQLSAHQPIEVWQREAGMDWSIDQSDVLFNVASDGMHIRTHADSKVLYRSDTLAPLSVVSKRYQVVQPAEVLHFYNDLVAAGGFELETAGVLKGGRKLWALARTGQDALIRGGDKVKAYLLLATSCDGTLCTTAQFTSVRVVCNNTLQMAVGDRSGAVKVPHSTKFDPASVKEALGLGLSGWEAFIGNIKQLAQRPVSAIEATSFFGELLDEQVHDVAGVPASKAMQQLTALYSGAGMGSLLPGSRGTAWGLLNAVTEYVDHQRRARSQDHRLDSAWFGQGAQLKQRALAQAMGLTA is encoded by the coding sequence ATGTCCCATCTCGTCGAATCCATGGCTTTCGTTCGCGAAGCGCCGTGGCATGGTTTAGGCAATCAGTTGTCGGCCCATCAACCCATTGAGGTCTGGCAGCGCGAAGCCGGCATGGACTGGTCGATCGATCAGAGCGATGTGCTGTTCAACGTGGCCAGCGATGGCATGCACATCCGTACGCATGCCGATTCGAAGGTGTTGTACCGCTCGGACACGCTGGCGCCGCTGTCGGTGGTATCGAAGCGCTATCAGGTGGTGCAGCCGGCCGAGGTGCTGCACTTCTATAACGACCTGGTGGCCGCAGGCGGGTTCGAGCTCGAGACCGCTGGGGTACTGAAGGGCGGGCGCAAGCTGTGGGCCTTGGCCCGCACCGGTCAGGATGCATTGATCCGTGGTGGCGACAAGGTAAAGGCCTATCTGCTGCTGGCGACCAGCTGCGATGGCACCTTGTGCACGACGGCGCAGTTCACCTCGGTGCGGGTGGTCTGCAACAACACGCTGCAGATGGCCGTCGGCGATCGCTCCGGTGCGGTGAAGGTGCCGCACTCGACCAAGTTCGATCCGGCTTCGGTCAAGGAAGCCTTGGGGCTGGGGCTGTCGGGCTGGGAGGCCTTTATCGGCAACATCAAGCAACTGGCGCAACGGCCGGTGTCGGCGATCGAGGCGACGTCGTTCTTCGGCGAACTGCTGGATGAGCAAGTCCACGATGTTGCCGGGGTACCGGCGTCCAAGGCGATGCAGCAGCTCACCGCGCTCTACAGCGGTGCCGGCATGGGTTCGTTGTTGCCTGGATCACGCGGTACAGCCTGGGGCTTGCTCAATGCAGTGACCGAGTACGTCGACCACCAGCGGCGTGCCCGTTCGCAGGATCACCGACTCGATTCGGCCTGGTTCGGTCAGGGGGCACAGCTCAAGCAACGGGCGTTGGCGCAAGCGATGGGTCTGACGGCATGA
- the cytX gene encoding putative hydroxymethylpyrimidine transporter CytX, with the protein MKPTGTYDPRVPVPLERRVFSARDVMSLWFSLAIGLMVLQTGALLVPGLGFGSALIAITIGSAIGVACLASVAVIGADTGLATMSALRPTLGLRGASLPAICNLIQLIGWGAFEIVVMRDAAGALIQRAGTGSALWQNPVLWTLLFGGISTLIAVFGPLGFVRRVLRRWGIWLLLAAAAWLTWHLFAAYDVAELFSRPGTGALGLGTGIDLVIAMPLSWLPLVADYTRFARQPGAAFRGTLAGYLIGNLWFCSLGAAYTLAFAQQGGDNALLFALAASGGGLALLLILLDESEKAFADIHSAAVSACTLVPARVEYAALAFGVLCTAIALFVPFARFESFLLLIGSLFAPLFGVVLVDHFIVRRRQIDLPAIARTGGAYWYCGGWHIRGLLAWSLGIVAYHLTVQLLPGMMASVPALLIGGTGYWLLNLSAAKPASSTA; encoded by the coding sequence ATGAAGCCGACCGGTACCTACGACCCGCGCGTCCCCGTTCCGCTGGAGCGGCGCGTCTTTTCCGCCCGCGACGTGATGTCGCTGTGGTTTTCGCTGGCCATCGGCCTGATGGTGCTGCAGACCGGCGCACTGCTGGTACCCGGACTGGGCTTCGGCTCGGCATTGATCGCCATCACCATCGGCAGCGCGATCGGCGTGGCCTGCCTTGCTTCGGTGGCCGTGATTGGCGCAGATACCGGGCTGGCAACGATGTCGGCGCTGCGGCCGACACTGGGCCTGCGCGGCGCCAGCCTGCCGGCAATCTGCAACCTGATCCAGCTGATCGGCTGGGGTGCGTTCGAAATCGTCGTGATGCGCGACGCCGCCGGCGCACTGATCCAGCGTGCCGGTACCGGATCGGCGCTGTGGCAGAACCCCGTGCTGTGGACCCTGCTGTTCGGCGGCATCTCGACACTGATCGCCGTCTTCGGCCCGCTCGGCTTCGTCCGCCGGGTGCTGCGACGCTGGGGTATCTGGCTGCTGCTCGCAGCCGCCGCATGGCTGACCTGGCACCTGTTTGCCGCCTACGACGTCGCCGAACTGTTCAGCCGCCCGGGCACCGGCGCACTCGGCCTCGGCACCGGTATCGACCTCGTCATTGCGATGCCGCTGTCGTGGCTGCCGCTGGTCGCCGATTACACCCGCTTTGCACGGCAACCCGGCGCCGCCTTCCGCGGCACGCTGGCCGGCTATCTGATCGGCAACCTGTGGTTCTGCAGTCTGGGCGCGGCCTACACGCTTGCCTTCGCCCAACAGGGCGGCGACAACGCGCTGCTGTTCGCACTGGCCGCGTCCGGCGGCGGGCTCGCGCTGCTGCTGATCCTGCTCGACGAAAGCGAAAAGGCCTTTGCCGACATCCACTCGGCCGCCGTGTCGGCGTGCACGCTGGTACCGGCCCGGGTCGAGTACGCCGCACTTGCCTTTGGCGTGCTGTGCACGGCCATCGCCCTGTTCGTACCGTTCGCGCGCTTCGAGAGCTTCCTGCTGCTGATCGGCTCGCTGTTCGCACCGCTGTTTGGCGTCGTGCTCGTCGACCATTTCATCGTCCGGCGCCGGCAGATCGACCTCCCGGCCATTGCCCGGACCGGTGGCGCCTACTGGTACTGCGGTGGCTGGCACATCCGCGGCCTGCTCGCCTGGTCGCTCGGCATCGTCGCCTATCACCTGACCGTGCAGCTGCTGCCCGGCATGATGGCCTCGGTACCGGCGCTGCTGATCGGCGGCACCGGCTACTGGCTGCTCAACCTGAGCGCGGCAAAGCCGGCCAGCTCAACGGCGTAA
- the gntU gene encoding gluconate transporter: MSDFTLIFTAAGSIVLLLVLVMKVRLHALVALILVSMVAGIAAGMNPAKIADTIQKGMGGTLGFVATVVALGAMFGKMMEATGALDRIALTLLGKFGEKRAHWAVSVTGLVCALPLFFDVAVVLLIGVVFALVRRGGGSVVKLGVALFAGIAACQAFLIPAPPPILVASQLNADFGWMILLGLAAAIPAMILAGPIYGSFVSKYVDVPLPAHAQESHLGENKGELPSFGLALGLVVLPLLLVGLKTIAARFVEVDSTAYNWLQFVGHPFTAILLACLSAFYLLGVKRGMSRESIMKICSAALEPAGIIILVTGAGGVFKQVLVDSGVGGALGNMLAGAGLPVTILAFTLAAAVRVIQGSATVAMLTACGLILPMIEHMNLNGAQLAAVTIAIGGGAVVLSHVNDSGFWLANRYLGMTEKQTLQTWTVMETIIGVTGGVVATAAMAFL; encoded by the coding sequence ATGTCAGATTTCACGCTGATATTCACCGCGGCGGGGTCCATCGTCCTGCTGCTGGTGCTGGTAATGAAAGTCAGGTTGCATGCACTGGTTGCGCTGATCCTCGTTTCGATGGTGGCCGGCATCGCTGCCGGCATGAACCCCGCCAAGATCGCCGACACCATCCAGAAAGGCATGGGCGGCACGCTCGGCTTCGTCGCCACCGTCGTCGCGCTCGGCGCGATGTTCGGCAAGATGATGGAAGCCACCGGCGCGCTCGACCGGATCGCGCTGACGCTGCTGGGCAAGTTTGGCGAGAAGCGCGCGCATTGGGCCGTCTCCGTCACCGGCCTCGTCTGCGCGCTGCCGCTGTTCTTCGACGTTGCCGTCGTGCTGCTGATCGGCGTGGTGTTCGCTCTGGTCCGCCGCGGCGGCGGCAGTGTCGTCAAACTGGGCGTCGCACTGTTCGCCGGCATCGCCGCCTGCCAGGCATTCCTGATCCCGGCGCCGCCGCCGATCCTGGTCGCCTCGCAACTCAACGCCGATTTCGGCTGGATGATCCTGCTCGGCCTTGCTGCGGCGATTCCAGCGATGATTCTGGCCGGCCCGATCTACGGCAGCTTCGTATCGAAGTACGTCGACGTGCCGCTGCCGGCGCATGCACAGGAAAGCCACCTCGGCGAGAACAAGGGCGAGCTGCCGTCGTTCGGCCTCGCACTGGGTCTGGTGGTTCTGCCGCTGCTGCTGGTCGGACTGAAGACGATCGCCGCGCGCTTTGTCGAAGTCGATTCAACGGCCTACAACTGGCTGCAGTTCGTCGGCCATCCGTTCACCGCGATCCTGCTCGCCTGCCTGTCGGCGTTCTACCTGCTCGGCGTCAAGCGGGGCATGAGCCGCGAGTCGATCATGAAGATCTGTTCGGCCGCGCTCGAACCGGCCGGCATCATCATCCTCGTGACCGGCGCCGGCGGCGTGTTCAAGCAGGTACTGGTCGACTCTGGCGTCGGCGGCGCACTCGGCAACATGCTTGCCGGCGCCGGCCTGCCGGTGACGATCCTGGCATTCACCCTTGCCGCCGCGGTCCGCGTGATCCAGGGCTCGGCCACCGTCGCCATGCTGACCGCCTGCGGCCTGATCCTGCCGATGATCGAACACATGAACCTGAACGGCGCGCAGCTCGCCGCGGTGACGATCGCCATTGGCGGCGGTGCGGTCGTGCTGTCGCACGTCAACGACTCGGGCTTCTGGCTCGCCAACCGCTACCTCGGCATGACCGAGAAGCAGACGCTGCAGACATGGACGGTGATGGAAACCATCATCGGCGTCACCGGCGGCGTGGTCGCCACGGCGGCGATGGCCTTCCTCTGA
- a CDS encoding gluconokinase, whose translation MSGKSYVVMGVSSSGKSSIGAALAQRLGAKFIDGDDLHPRANIVKMGGGTPLDDDDRAPWLERINDAVFSVDRKNETAVIVCSALKKAYRDRIRKDNDKLTFVFMEGSYALILERMKARQGHFQKAGMLQSQFDALEAPGDDEPDVIHVSVDGDFDTVLARTLAAVQAGQ comes from the coding sequence ATGTCCGGGAAGAGTTATGTGGTGATGGGGGTGTCGAGCAGCGGCAAGTCGAGCATTGGTGCCGCGCTGGCGCAGCGGCTGGGCGCCAAGTTCATCGATGGCGACGATCTGCATCCGCGTGCCAACATCGTCAAGATGGGCGGCGGCACGCCGCTGGACGACGACGACCGTGCGCCGTGGCTCGAGCGGATCAACGACGCGGTGTTCAGTGTCGATCGCAAGAACGAAACCGCCGTGATCGTCTGCTCGGCGCTGAAGAAGGCCTATCGCGACCGCATCCGCAAGGACAACGACAAGCTGACCTTCGTGTTCATGGAGGGCAGCTACGCGCTGATTCTCGAGCGCATGAAGGCGCGGCAGGGGCATTTCCAGAAGGCCGGCATGCTGCAGAGCCAGTTCGACGCGCTCGAAGCGCCCGGTGACGACGAGCCGGACGTGATTCACGTCTCGGTTGACGGCGACTTCGACACCGTACTGGCGCGCACGCTGGCGGCGGTGCAGGCCGGTCAGTAG
- a CDS encoding substrate-binding domain-containing protein codes for MKPAKRPTLQDVAALVGVTKMTVSRYLRDPNQVSVALRDAIQQAVETLGYIPSRAPDILSKARSHAIGVLLPSVSNQVFSALIRGVESVTEPAGYQTLYAHFGYDERIEEARIATLLSFHVDGLILSETRHTERTLRMIRTAGIPVVEVMETPAEPIDLAVGLDHVAAAQAMTEAMIASGKRRIAYLAARLDSRTRQRIAGYRQALATAGLPAHIVETEAPSTFTLGAALAEQALAEVPGLDGLFCTNDDIAAGAQLACQRRGLVVPGDVAVAGYNALDIGQALSPPLASVITPREAIGRVAAERLLGRLGGRDYPDRVVDLGYTLSLGGSVAQT; via the coding sequence ATGAAGCCCGCCAAGCGCCCCACCCTGCAGGACGTTGCCGCCCTCGTCGGCGTCACCAAGATGACCGTCAGCCGCTACCTGCGCGACCCGAACCAGGTGTCGGTCGCTCTGCGCGATGCGATCCAGCAGGCGGTGGAAACGCTAGGCTACATTCCGAGCCGTGCGCCGGACATCCTGTCGAAGGCGCGCAGCCATGCGATCGGCGTGCTGCTGCCGTCGGTGTCCAACCAGGTGTTCTCGGCGCTGATCCGCGGTGTCGAATCGGTGACCGAGCCGGCCGGCTACCAGACGCTGTATGCGCACTTCGGCTACGACGAACGCATCGAGGAAGCACGGATCGCCACGCTGCTGTCGTTTCATGTCGACGGGTTGATCCTGTCCGAGACGCGGCATACCGAGCGCACGCTGCGGATGATCCGCACCGCCGGCATCCCGGTTGTCGAGGTAATGGAAACGCCGGCCGAGCCGATCGACCTCGCCGTCGGCCTCGACCACGTTGCCGCGGCACAGGCGATGACCGAGGCGATGATCGCCAGCGGCAAGCGCCGCATTGCCTACCTTGCCGCCCGGCTCGACAGCCGTACGCGCCAGCGTATTGCCGGCTACCGCCAGGCACTGGCCACGGCCGGACTGCCGGCACACATTGTCGAAACCGAGGCACCATCGACGTTCACGCTCGGCGCGGCGCTGGCCGAGCAGGCGCTGGCCGAGGTGCCCGGCCTCGACGGGCTGTTCTGCACCAACGACGACATCGCCGCCGGCGCACAGCTTGCCTGTCAGCGACGCGGCCTCGTCGTGCCGGGCGACGTCGCCGTCGCGGGCTACAACGCACTCGACATCGGCCAGGCACTGTCGCCACCGCTGGCCAGCGTGATCACGCCACGGGAGGCCATCGGCCGGGTCGCGGCCGAACGCCTGCTCGGCCGCCTCGGCGGCCGCGATTATCCGGACCGGGTGGTCGACCTCGGCTACACGCTGTCGCTCGGCGGCAGCGTCGCCCAAACCTAG
- a CDS encoding C40 family peptidase gives MPLRKSLRLVLVSSLLVLAACSTTPSKPVKPYPVDRSLAHIQAQGDGREVVMYSLGLLGVGYQFGGNNPEAGLDCSGMVRFIYKNALDVDLPRTAADIAARTRPVAESQLQAGDLVFFNTQGRPYSHVGIYLGDGKFVHAPSSKGQIRVESMALPYFASRFEGGRTVFARGN, from the coding sequence ATGCCGCTTCGCAAAAGTCTCCGTCTCGTTCTGGTCTCCAGTCTGCTTGTACTCGCGGCATGCAGCACCACGCCAAGCAAACCGGTAAAGCCGTACCCGGTCGATCGCAGTCTCGCGCACATCCAGGCGCAGGGCGACGGACGGGAGGTGGTGATGTATTCGCTGGGTCTGCTCGGCGTCGGCTACCAGTTCGGCGGCAACAATCCGGAAGCCGGGCTCGACTGCAGCGGCATGGTGCGCTTCATCTACAAGAACGCGCTCGACGTCGATCTGCCGCGTACTGCGGCCGATATCGCCGCGCGGACCCGGCCGGTGGCCGAGTCGCAATTGCAGGCCGGAGATCTGGTGTTCTTCAACACCCAGGGCCGGCCGTATTCGCACGTCGGCATCTATCTCGGCGACGGCAAGTTCGTTCACGCACCGTCGAGCAAGGGTCAGATCAGGGTCGAGTCGATGGCCTTGCCGTATTTTGCGTCGCGCTTTGAAGGCGGGCGAACGGTGTTTGCCCGTGGCAACTGA
- the flgN gene encoding flagellar export chaperone FlgN, whose protein sequence is MNDTPDWAALLGAATDTYRQLVTFLHDEQHCLTQNQPDALATLLQQKQQAALSADAAGNALNGAFASLGLDSGAAIADWLGANRPGLLGPWQQLLEQVRQAELLNQCNGRLIESRKHALDTLVYTLAAGQDDALGYSEQGQLQGGMGRHIADKA, encoded by the coding sequence ATGAACGATACGCCAGACTGGGCCGCGCTGCTCGGCGCCGCCACCGACACCTACAGGCAGCTTGTCACGTTTTTGCACGACGAACAGCACTGCCTGACCCAGAACCAGCCGGATGCGCTGGCGACACTGCTGCAACAGAAGCAGCAGGCCGCCCTCTCCGCCGATGCCGCCGGCAACGCGCTCAATGGCGCGTTCGCATCGCTCGGCCTCGACAGCGGTGCGGCGATCGCCGACTGGCTGGGCGCCAATCGCCCGGGCCTGCTCGGCCCGTGGCAGCAACTGCTCGAGCAAGTCCGCCAGGCCGAACTGCTCAACCAGTGCAACGGCAGGCTGATCGAATCGCGCAAGCACGCGCTCGACACCCTTGTGTACACACTGGCCGCCGGTCAGGACGATGCGCTCGGCTACTCGGAGCAGGGCCAGTTGCAGGGCGGCATGGGCCGCCATATCGCCGACAAGGCCTAG
- the flgM gene encoding flagellar biosynthesis anti-sigma factor FlgM codes for MKIDSSTRSPAPQTPRNTERTSQTGKAAQADDLSVSINPAAAELGQADAAGAPFDAERVASLRQAIAEGRFSVRADAIADKLIDSVKELLGR; via the coding sequence ATGAAGATCGACTCGTCTACCCGGTCGCCGGCACCGCAAACGCCGCGCAACACCGAGCGAACCAGTCAGACCGGCAAGGCCGCACAGGCCGACGACCTCAGCGTCAGCATCAATCCGGCCGCAGCCGAGCTCGGCCAGGCCGACGCTGCCGGCGCGCCGTTCGATGCCGAGCGCGTCGCATCGCTGCGCCAGGCGATCGCCGAAGGCCGCTTCAGCGTTCGTGCCGACGCCATTGCCGACAAGCTGATCGACAGCGTCAAGGAACTGCTTGGCCGCTGA
- a CDS encoding acetyl-CoA carboxylase carboxyltransferase subunit alpha, which produces MKTTFLDFEQPIAELENKIEELRYVQDDSAVDISVEIGHLEKKSQELTKSIYAKLTPWQISQVARHPQRPYTLDYLSAIFTDFEELHGDRAFADDHAIVGGLARFNGHSVMVIGHQKGRDTKEKIFRNFGMPRPEGYRKALRLMKLAEKFGLPVITFIDTPGAYPGIGAEERGQSEAIGRNLFEMAQLRVPIISTVIGEGGSGGALAIAVGDVVQMLQYSTYSVISPEGCASILWKTAEKAPDAAEALGITASRLKTLGLIDKIVTEPVGGAHRNHAQMMQAMKKAIADALKGVTDKSIDALLDTRFERLMGYGQFKEVPLQ; this is translated from the coding sequence ATGAAAACCACATTCCTCGATTTCGAGCAGCCCATTGCCGAGCTCGAAAACAAGATCGAAGAGCTGCGTTACGTCCAGGACGATTCCGCCGTCGACATTTCGGTCGAGATCGGCCATCTGGAAAAGAAAAGCCAGGAGCTGACCAAAAGCATCTACGCCAAGCTCACGCCTTGGCAGATCTCCCAGGTCGCACGCCATCCGCAGCGGCCGTACACGCTCGATTATCTGAGCGCGATCTTTACCGATTTCGAAGAGCTGCACGGTGACCGTGCCTTTGCCGACGACCACGCGATCGTCGGCGGGCTGGCGCGGTTCAACGGCCATTCGGTCATGGTGATCGGCCACCAGAAAGGCCGGGACACCAAGGAAAAGATTTTCCGCAACTTCGGCATGCCGCGTCCCGAGGGCTACCGCAAGGCGCTGCGGCTGATGAAGCTGGCCGAGAAGTTCGGCCTGCCGGTGATCACCTTCATCGATACGCCGGGGGCCTACCCGGGCATCGGCGCCGAGGAGCGCGGCCAGTCCGAGGCGATCGGCCGCAACCTGTTCGAGATGGCGCAGCTGCGCGTGCCGATCATCAGCACGGTCATCGGCGAGGGCGGCTCGGGTGGCGCACTGGCGATCGCCGTCGGCGATGTGGTGCAGATGCTGCAGTACTCTACCTACTCGGTGATTTCGCCCGAAGGCTGCGCGTCCATTCTGTGGAAAACCGCAGAAAAGGCGCCGGATGCCGCCGAGGCGCTCGGCATTACCGCCAGCCGGCTGAAAACCCTGGGGCTGATCGACAAGATCGTGACCGAACCCGTTGGCGGTGCGCATCGGAACCATGCGCAGATGATGCAGGCGATGAAGAAAGCGATTGCCGACGCACTCAAGGGTGTGACCGACAAGTCGATCGACGCACTGCTCGATACCCGCTTCGAGCGCCTGATGGGCTATGGCCAGTTCAAGGAAGTGCCCCTCCAGTAA
- the tilS gene encoding tRNA lysidine(34) synthetase TilS yields the protein MGECLARLHVSSGTRVCVGLSGGLDSVVLLHLLAQWRATHGFFLSAVHVHHGLSPNADAWGEAARGLATALGVPCRVERVRVDARVLGIEAAARAARYAAFESLDAEVLCLGHHRDDQAETVLMNALRGNGLGGLAAMPECRALTPALQLLRPLLDVPRSVLRDYADLHALTWVDDESNADTRFTRNFLRHQILPPLLQRDPGVVASLARLAGQAAEADALLCDLAELDLATCVVDGAFDLAVSAGLSERRRRNALRHWLAGVGIVADARAFDAFVLQLGAAADAQPELRWRSRRVRRYRQRLYPVPAVRFDLVIDVEPGVTVETPLGRLAWVRGEGIAESAAGRWQLRPRTGGERLRLRADGPTRPLKQLYQEAGVPPWLREAMPLLYCDETLAAVPGVGIAIEFKGEGWLPLWQPA from the coding sequence GTGGGCGAATGCCTCGCCCGCCTGCATGTCTCCAGCGGTACGCGAGTCTGTGTCGGCCTATCCGGCGGGCTCGATTCGGTCGTGCTGCTGCACCTGCTGGCGCAATGGCGCGCCACGCACGGCTTCTTCCTCTCTGCCGTTCATGTCCACCACGGCCTGTCGCCGAATGCCGATGCCTGGGGCGAGGCCGCGCGCGGCCTTGCCACGGCACTCGGCGTGCCCTGTCGTGTCGAGCGGGTGCGGGTCGATGCACGTGTGCTGGGCATCGAGGCCGCGGCGCGCGCGGCGCGTTACGCGGCATTCGAGTCGCTCGACGCCGAGGTGCTCTGCCTTGGGCATCATCGCGACGATCAGGCCGAGACGGTGCTGATGAACGCATTGCGCGGCAACGGCCTGGGCGGTCTGGCCGCGATGCCGGAGTGCCGCGCCCTGACTCCGGCGCTGCAACTGCTTCGGCCGCTGCTCGATGTGCCGCGCAGCGTGCTGCGCGACTACGCCGATCTGCATGCGCTGACGTGGGTCGACGACGAAAGCAACGCCGATACGCGGTTTACCCGCAACTTCCTGCGTCACCAAATCCTGCCGCCGCTCTTGCAGCGCGATCCGGGCGTGGTTGCATCGCTCGCGCGGCTGGCCGGGCAGGCCGCCGAGGCCGATGCACTGTTGTGCGATCTGGCCGAGCTCGATCTGGCCACCTGCGTGGTCGACGGTGCGTTCGATCTTGCCGTCTCGGCCGGTCTGAGCGAGCGCCGCCGTCGCAATGCGCTCAGGCACTGGCTGGCCGGTGTCGGCATTGTCGCCGATGCCCGCGCTTTCGATGCCTTCGTGTTGCAGCTCGGCGCGGCAGCCGATGCGCAGCCCGAGCTGCGCTGGCGGAGCCGGCGGGTGCGGCGTTACCGCCAGCGCCTCTACCCGGTACCGGCGGTGCGATTCGACTTGGTGATCGATGTCGAGCCCGGCGTGACGGTCGAAACGCCGCTAGGGCGGCTGGCGTGGGTAAGGGGTGAGGGCATTGCCGAATCGGCGGCGGGGCGCTGGCAGCTGCGGCCGCGCACCGGTGGCGAGCGCTTGCGCCTGCGTGCCGACGGGCCGACTCGCCCGCTCAAGCAGCTCTATCAGGAGGCGGGAGTGCCACCGTGGTTGCGTGAAGCAATGCCGCTGCTCTATTGCGACGAGACGCTGGCGGCAGTGCCGGGGGTCGGTATTGCAATCGAATTCAAGGGGGAGGGCTGGCTGCCGTTGTGGCAACCAGCCTGA
- the dapE gene encoding succinyl-diaminopimelate desuccinylase: protein MNDATLDLTLQLIRQASVTPNDADCQQLMANRLAKLGFHIEPMRFGDVDNLWARFGNEGPVLVFAGHTDVVPTGPLDRWHSDPFAPDIRDGHLFGRGAADMKASLAAFVTATETFLARHPNPKGSIAFLITSDEEGPAHDGTVKVIEALKARGERIDYCIVGEPTSAETFGDTIKNGRRGSLSGHLIVHGVQGHIAYPHLAKNPIHLLAPALAELAATEWDRGNAYFPPTTWQVSNIHSGTGATNVIPGTAEVLFNFRFSTENTADTLKQKVHAILDAHGLEYELTWNLSGEPFLTDHGALIDAIKASVAEVTGVVPQLNTTGGTSDGRFIAKYCPEVVEFGPINKTIHKLNECVAVEDVPKLSQVYAGVLERLLG, encoded by the coding sequence ATGAACGACGCCACGCTAGACCTGACCCTGCAACTGATCCGCCAAGCCTCGGTCACCCCCAACGACGCCGACTGCCAGCAACTGATGGCCAACCGGCTCGCAAAGCTCGGTTTCCATATCGAACCGATGCGCTTCGGCGACGTCGACAACCTGTGGGCGCGCTTCGGCAACGAAGGGCCGGTACTGGTGTTCGCCGGTCATACCGATGTGGTGCCGACCGGCCCGCTCGACCGCTGGCATTCGGACCCGTTCGCGCCGGATATCCGCGACGGCCACCTGTTCGGCCGTGGCGCCGCCGACATGAAGGCCTCGCTCGCGGCCTTCGTCACCGCCACCGAGACTTTCCTTGCCAGACACCCGAATCCCAAGGGCTCGATCGCTTTCCTGATCACCTCGGACGAGGAAGGCCCGGCGCACGACGGCACGGTCAAGGTCATTGAGGCTCTGAAGGCGCGTGGCGAGCGGATCGACTACTGCATCGTCGGCGAACCGACCAGCGCCGAAACCTTTGGCGACACGATCAAGAACGGCCGCCGCGGCTCGCTGTCGGGTCATCTGATCGTCCATGGCGTGCAGGGGCACATTGCCTACCCGCACCTGGCGAAAAACCCGATCCACCTGCTCGCACCAGCACTCGCCGAACTCGCCGCGACCGAGTGGGACCGGGGCAACGCCTACTTCCCGCCGACAACGTGGCAGGTCTCGAACATCCACAGCGGCACCGGCGCGACCAACGTCATTCCGGGAACGGCCGAAGTCCTGTTCAACTTCCGCTTCTCGACCGAGAACACCGCCGACACGCTGAAGCAGAAGGTCCATGCGATCCTCGACGCACACGGGCTCGAGTACGAATTGACGTGGAACCTGTCGGGCGAGCCGTTCCTGACCGACCATGGCGCGCTGATCGACGCGATCAAGGCCTCGGTTGCCGAGGTCACCGGCGTGGTGCCGCAACTCAACACCACCGGCGGCACGTCCGACGGGCGCTTCATCGCCAAGTATTGCCCCGAGGTCGTCGAATTCGGCCCGATCAACAAGACGATCCACAAGCTCAACGAGTGCGTCGCGGTCGAGGACGTCCCCAAGCTGTCGCAAGTCTACGCAGGCGTGCTCGAACGCCTGCTGGGCTAG
- a CDS encoding ArsC family reductase, which yields MKLYGIPNCDTVKKARTWLAEHGHDYDWHDFKKQGVSAELLAHWADKAGWETLLNRQGTTWRKLDDASKAAVTDAASAIAVMLAQPSAIKRPVLDHNGTITVGFKPDTYNALFSR from the coding sequence ATGAAGCTTTACGGCATCCCTAACTGCGACACCGTCAAGAAAGCACGCACCTGGCTTGCCGAGCATGGCCACGACTACGACTGGCACGATTTCAAAAAGCAGGGCGTCAGCGCCGAGCTGCTCGCCCACTGGGCCGACAAGGCAGGGTGGGAGACGCTGCTGAACCGGCAAGGCACGACCTGGCGCAAGCTCGACGACGCCAGCAAGGCCGCCGTAACCGACGCCGCCTCGGCCATCGCAGTCATGCTGGCGCAGCCGTCGGCGATCAAGCGGCCGGTACTTGACCACAATGGTACGATCACCGTTGGCTTCAAGCCCGATACCTACAACGCCCTTTTCAGCCGCTGA